In Brachypodium distachyon strain Bd21 chromosome 2, Brachypodium_distachyon_v3.0, whole genome shotgun sequence, one genomic interval encodes:
- the LOC100826647 gene encoding uncharacterized protein LOC100826647 gives MGKVFIDGGNSLNIIYSDTLRGMNRSTTKLAATDTTFHGIIPGKAPTPLGKVSLDVVFGTPDIFRRERLDFKVVDWPSQYHVVLSRVALARFMAVPHYAYLKLKMLGRNDVISVSSNFTRSDSRDKEFHKISESFGMHEEFEQLKTSTDHDQPPVIKKATHQPEYNKKADTKEVQIHPTDPSKAAVISTSLPPA, from the coding sequence ATGGGCAAAGTGTTTATTGACGGCGGCAACAGTCTCAATATCATCTACTCCGATACTTTGCGAGGGATGAATCGCTCAACAACGAAGCTTGCTGCCACGGACACAACTTTCCATGGCATCATCCCAGGCAAAGCACCTACGCCACTAGGCAAAGTGAGCCTGGATGTGGTGTTCGGCACGCCTGACATATTTAGACGCGAAAGACTCGACTTCAAAGTGGTCGACTGGCCTTCCCAGTACCACGTGGTCTTGAGTCGAGTCGCGTTGGCTCGCTTCATGGCGGTCCCGCATTATGCTTACCTTAAGCTAAAAATGCTTGGGCGCAATGATGTGATCAGCGTTTCCAGCAACTTCACACGTTCAGATAGCCGTGACAAGGAGTTTCATAAAATCTCCGAGTCAttcggcatgcatgaagagttTGAACAGCTCAAAACTTCAACCGATCATGATCAACCTCCCGTCATCAAGAAAGCGACTCATCAACCCGAGTACAACAAGAAGGCAGATACTAAGGAAGTTCAGATCCACCCGACCGATCCTAGCAAGGCTGCCGTTATCTCAACGAGCCTTCCTCCTGCATAG